From the Lusitaniella coriacea LEGE 07157 genome, the window GCAAACATGGAACCGAACGCGCGTTTACCGGAAAATATCACGACAATAAGGAAAAGGGGATCTATCAATGCGTTTGTTGCGGAACCGAACTGTTTAGTTCGGAAACGAAATTCGATTCCGGTACGGGTTGGCCGAGTTTTTGGGAACCCGTCAGCGAAGAAAATGTGGAGTATAAAACCGATCGCAGTTTGTTCATGACGCGCACCGAAGTACTGTGTGCTGCCTGTGAGGCTCATTTGGGTCACGTTTTTGCTGATGGCCCTAAACCCACTGGAAAGCGCTATTGCATGAATTCCGCCGCCCTCGACTTCCAGAAGCAATGAGCGAGTTCGTTCATCTCCCCGTCTTGAGTCGCGAAGTTGTCGAAGGGTTAAAGATTCAATCGGGGGGACATTATTTAGATGCCACGGTGGGTGGGGGAGGTCATAGTCGCTTGATTCTAGCTGCCGCCCCTGATGCACGGATTACCGCGATCGATCGCGACGAGAGCGCGATCGCGGCATCCCGTTCCCTTCTTGGATCGGAAGTTGAGTTTTGGCAAGGTAACTTTGCCGACTATAACCCCCAAAACCAACAATTTGATGGAATTATTGCGGATCTCGGCGTAAGTTCTCCCCAACTCGATCGCGCCGAACGGGGATTTAGTTTTCAACAAGAAGCCGACCTCGATATGCGCATGGATCGCAGCCAAACCCTCACCGCAGGCGAAATCGTGAATCGCTGGGACGAACGCAAACTTGCCGACCTCTTTTATACCTACGGCGAAGAACGCTACTCCCGACGGATTGCCCGACGCATCGTCGAACAGCGTCCCTGGCAAACCACCACTCAACTCGCGGGCGCGATCGCGTCCTCCGTCCCTCGCAAATATCGCTACGGCAGAATACACCCCGCAACCCGCACCTTTCAAGCCCTACGCATCGCTGTCAACGCCGAACTCGAATCCCTCGAACGTTTCCTCGATCGCGCGCCAACATGGTTGAAACCGGGCGGTATCCTGGGAATCATTAGCTTTCACAGCCTCGAAGATCGAATTGCCAAGCATCGATTGCGGGAATCGCCCCTTCTGAAAGTTCTAACCAAAAAACCCATCACCGCGCAACCGGAAGAAACTCAGCAAAATCCCCGTTCTCGATCTGCAAAACTCCGCTTTGCCCAGAAAATTGACTCTCCTCATCCCGAAGATTAGACTTCGACTCAGCGCCTAATTCCGCGCAAAAACCAGCCAAAAATATTAATATCTCCTCGCATTGACCTTAACTCCTGCTGGTGGCGTTTTGCCGTCTCATAATACCACTGGCAATAGGCTTGATGCCTTTGACGCTCCTCGACCTCCTGGCGAAACTCATACGCTAGCTGATGCACCTCAAAAACTGAAGCGGAGGGAGGAGGGTCGGGAATAATAAACTGAAAATTTCCAGACATAGGAACCCCAGGCACGAAGACCAATAAGAGCAAACTTACCATTTTTATTGTAATTCCTGTTATCTGTGGCGCTGCTATTGGGAAAACTAACAATAGAAATCAAAAATTTACGCTTAATGTGTATTAAAAGCTTCGAGCCTGTTATTTTTTATCACTGTTCTCTGTCTTGCCGAGCGTTCCCAAGTCCGCGTCATTTGAGGTCTCCTCAAATGCTTGTGCCGGACGTTTGCGCCTTGTCGGCGACGCGGGGTCTCGGCGCTATTCTCTCGTCCCAGTAAGAGTTTTAGGCAATTCACATCAAACGTAATTTAGAACTTGTCCGCTTGTTCTCACCCTTTGAATCTCAATAAAAATGACTAACCCCTCGATCGTTCTTCCCGGCTATCAACTTGCAGAGCAAATCTACGATGGTTCGCGAACCCTGGTCTATCGCGGAACGCGCAATGCCGACGAGAAACCCGTCATCATCAAATTCTTACGCAATGAATACCCGACTTTTAGCGAGCTGGTTCAATTCCGCAATCAATATACCATTGCCAAAAACCTCGATCTCCTTGGAATTGTCAAGCCTTTAGCCCTGGAAACCTATCGCAATGGCTATGCTTTAGTCATGCCTGACGAACAGGCGGTGTCCCTTCAAGATTGGAGATGGGGGCGTGGAGACGGGAAGACAGGGAAACGCGAGGAACAGTTACCGATCGCGGATTTTCTTAAGATGGGGATACAACTGGCGGATATTTTGCACGGATTGTATCAAAATCGGGTGATTCACAAAGATATTAAACCCGCAAACATTCTCATTCATCAGTCAACGAAACAAGTCAAACTGATTGACTTTTCTATCTCTTCCCTGCTTCCCAAAGAAACCCAGGAAATCCAAAATCCTAACGTCCTCGAAGGAACCCTTGCTTACCTTTCTCCAGAACAAACCGGGCGCATGAATCGAGGCGTTGACTACCGCAGCGACTTTTATTCTTTGGGGGTAACCTTTTATGAATTATTAAAAGGAAAACTTCCCTTTAATAGCGATGACCCAATGGAGTTGGTCCATTGTCATATTGCTAAATCTCCTATTTCAATTACCAGTCAAAAGATTCCACAAACGCTATCAGACATTGTAATGAAGCTGATGGCAAAGAATGTCGAAGATCGCTATCAGAATGCCTTGGGATTGAAATACGATCTCGAAAAGTGTTTGAAGCAATGGCAGGAAACCGGGACAATTGAAGAGTTTGAACTGGGGAAACGAGATGTGCGCGATCGTTTCATTATTCCCGAAAAGCTCTACGGACGAGAGGCAGAAGTTGCACAGTTACTAGAAGCATTTGAGCGAATTTCTCAAGGGAGTTCGGAATTAAGCGAGCAACCCCTCACCCCATCTCCCAGTCCCCCTGTCTCCCCCCCTTCCCGTAGCGAATTAGTCTTAGTAGCTGGCTACTCTGGCGTGGGGAAAACGGCTGTCGTTAATGAAGTCCACAAACCCATTGTCAAACAACGAGGATACTTCATCAAAGGGAAATTCGATCAATTCAACCGCAACATTCCTTTCAGTGCCTTCGTTCAAGCATTTCGCGATTTGATGGGTCAATTGCTATCGGAAAGTAACACTCAATTGGAACAGTGGAAAGCCACAATTCTTTCCGCATTGGGGGAAAACGGACAAGTCATTATTGATGTCGTTCCGGAATTAGAACAGATTATCGGTCAGCAACCTGCCGTTACCGAACTCTCAGGAAGCGAAGCGCAAAATCGCTTTAACCGTTTATTTAGTAAATTTGTTCGAGTTTTCACCACAAAAGAACATCCCTTAACCATCTTTCTTGATGACTTGCAGTGGGCGGATTCAGCCTCGCTTAGTCTCATGAAATTGCTGATGGGGGCAAAAGAAAGCAATTATTTATTAACGATTGGAGCCTATCGGGATAATGAAGTATTTCCCGCCCATCCACTCATGTCCGCATTAGAGGAGATTGAAAAAGCAGGAGTCGCCGTTGGCACGATTACCCTAACGCCCCTGACTCCGCCCCATCTCAATCAACTGATCGCCGATACCCTTAATTGCCAAGCTGGACTCGCCCAACCCTTGACAGAACTGGTGTATCAAAAAACCCAAGGAAACCCTTTCTTTGCGACTCAGTTTCTCAAAGCACTTTACGAAGACGAGCTAATTCGTTTCGATCTGCAAATAGGGCATTGGCAGTGCGATATCGCTCGCGTGAAACAGTTGGCGCTGACAGATGATGTGGTGGAATTTATGTCGCTGCAACTCCAGAAGTTGCCCCAAACGACCCAGAATATCCTCAAGTTGGCAGCTTGTATTGGCAACCAGTTTGATTTAGAAACTTTAGCTGTTGTGTCCGAGCAGGGAGAGGCGGAAGCAGCAACAGCGTTGTGGCGAGCGTTGCAGGAAGGGTTGGTGTTGCCCCAAAGTGAGGTGTACAAGTTCTATCAATCACAGGAGCGCGATCCTTGCCGGGATCTGCCGACCGTAACACGCGCGTCATCCATTTCCCCAGAAGATGCCGTACCCCGCACCAAAACAGCGCTGCCTACCCAATCGCCCCATTATAAATTTTTACACGATCGCGTCCAGCAAGCCGCTTATTCTTTAATTAAAGCAGAAGAAAAACAGACCACTCACCTCAAAATTGGGCAATTGCTGCTTGAAAACGCGACAGAAGCCGAACGAGAAGAAAAGATATTTGATATTGTCAATCAACTCAACATTAGTACGTCTTTAATCGAATCAGAATCCGAGCGCGATCGCCTCGCCCAATTAAATTTACTCGCAGGACACAAAGCCAAAGCTTCCACCGCTTATGCTGCGGCAAAAAACTATTTGGAGATAGGAATTAACTTACTCAGCTCAAATTGCTGGCAAGACCAATATTCACTCACTCTAAATCTTTATAAATCAGTTGCCGAAACTGCATTTTTAAACGGACATTTCGAGGCGATGCAGCAGTGGATATCGACAATTATTGAGAACTCAAAAACCCTCCTCGATCGCATCGAAGTTTATGAAACGCTGATCTA encodes:
- the rsmH gene encoding 16S rRNA (cytosine(1402)-N(4))-methyltransferase RsmH gives rise to the protein MSEFVHLPVLSREVVEGLKIQSGGHYLDATVGGGGHSRLILAAAPDARITAIDRDESAIAASRSLLGSEVEFWQGNFADYNPQNQQFDGIIADLGVSSPQLDRAERGFSFQQEADLDMRMDRSQTLTAGEIVNRWDERKLADLFYTYGEERYSRRIARRIVEQRPWQTTTQLAGAIASSVPRKYRYGRIHPATRTFQALRIAVNAELESLERFLDRAPTWLKPGGILGIISFHSLEDRIAKHRLRESPLLKVLTKKPITAQPEETQQNPRSRSAKLRFAQKIDSPHPED
- the msrB gene encoding peptide-methionine (R)-S-oxide reductase MsrB, which encodes MVEKVQKTEQEWKEQLTPEQFKVARKHGTERAFTGKYHDNKEKGIYQCVCCGTELFSSETKFDSGTGWPSFWEPVSEENVEYKTDRSLFMTRTEVLCAACEAHLGHVFADGPKPTGKRYCMNSAALDFQKQ